The nucleotide window GTCCGATTCATCTGGAAGACCAGATAGACGCGGTCTGACCTGCGAAAACGTCGCCAATCTGACGGGACGTCAGTGGCGCCCCCGGCAGGACTCGAACCTGCGGCCAAGCGCTTAGAAGGCGCCTGCTCTATCCACTGAGCTACGGGGGCGGGTGGTGGCCTGGCCCTGTGGTCGGGGCCGTTCCGGCCGGTCCTGACCTTGCCGGGACAAGGATAGGGGTCCGATCGTCCCGACCCGGCTGCTTCACTTGCGTGGCACGATGTGGAGGTTCAGTGAAGCGAACCGATAATCGCAGGTAGGTGCGATTCGCGCACCGCTTTTGGCGTCTCACGCCCCGGGTGTTGTGCACTCGTTATGCCTGCGCCCCACTCGTCCCGTCTGTCCACGGAGTGGAACCGCCGCGCAGAGGGCCCTATACGCTTCAAAATGGCGCCAAAATTGGGCATTCTTCACATGTGGTGACCATGGACGTACGGCCTCAGCTCATCGACGCACTTTCCGCCCTGCGCGACCGTGTCGCCGCCGTGCGTCTTCCACTGCCTCTGCCGGGCACTGAACGGGCCCGGCAGAACAGGGTCGAGCTGCTCGCACAGCTCGACGACTATCTGCTGCCACGGCTCAAGGACCCCGAGGCTCCGCTGCTCGCCGTGATCGGTGGTTCCACCGGCGCCGGCAAGTCCACGCTGGTGAATTCACTCGTGGGATGCCGGGTCAGCCAGGCCGGAGTGCTCCGCCCGACGACGCGGACGCCGGTCCTCGTGTGCCACCCGGACGACCACGACTGGTTCGCCGGGGTACGGGTGCTGCCGCAACTGACCAGGATCTGGCTGCCGCCGGGCCAGGCAAGGGACCCCGACGGGCTCGACGACCTGGGCGCGGCGGGCGGCGACGACGAGGGGATGGCGCTGCGGGTGGAGACCGCCGTCAGCATCCCGCGCGGGCTCGCACTGCTGGACGCTCCCGACATCGACTCCCTCGTCGTACGCAACCGGGTGCTCGCCGCGGAACTCATCTGCGCCGCCGACGTGTGGGTGATGGTGACCACCGCCTCCCGGTACGCCGACGCCGTGCCCTGGTATCTGCTGCGTACGGCGAAGGAGTACGACGTCTCGCTCGTCACCGTCCTCGACCGGGTGCCGCACCAGGTGATCGCCGAGGTCTCCCGGCAGTACGCGGCCCTGCTCACCAGGGCCGGACTGGGCGAGATCCCCCGTTTCACCATCCCCGAGCTGCCGGAGTCCGCCGGCGGTGGCAGCGGTCTGCTGCCCACCACGGCCGTCGCCCCCCTGCGTGCCTGGCTCGCCCACCGGGCCCAGGATCCGGCGGCCCGTCAGCAGGCCGTCGGACGTACGGCGTCCGGCGTCATGGACTCGCTGAACGTACGGATGCCGGAGCTGGCCGGAGCCGTCGC belongs to Streptomyces finlayi and includes:
- a CDS encoding ATP-binding protein, whose protein sequence is MDVRPQLIDALSALRDRVAAVRLPLPLPGTERARQNRVELLAQLDDYLLPRLKDPEAPLLAVIGGSTGAGKSTLVNSLVGCRVSQAGVLRPTTRTPVLVCHPDDHDWFAGVRVLPQLTRIWLPPGQARDPDGLDDLGAAGGDDEGMALRVETAVSIPRGLALLDAPDIDSLVVRNRVLAAELICAADVWVMVTTASRYADAVPWYLLRTAKEYDVSLVTVLDRVPHQVIAEVSRQYAALLTRAGLGEIPRFTIPELPESAGGGSGLLPTTAVAPLRAWLAHRAQDPAARQQAVGRTASGVMDSLNVRMPELAGAVAAQYAASVRLTGVVEEAYRKEASRIRRRLQSGAVLAGDARTRWRGYPLDSSAGELLEALVESLVALLQCAVAAADDEIRTTWRKEPASGAFRFEDAGREAGGWGPAEDIQGRIAMAVRRWRRVLEELAEEEVRLLEKNVAPDAETVAALLAAALLGGRRARTAGEQLAERIGAQGALRLRDKGGDLLTTYLDQVMHGERDRRLAPLDALDVAPEPQAELIAALSVLQKERVQP